The proteins below come from a single Stutzerimonas stutzeri RCH2 genomic window:
- the arsJ gene encoding organoarsenical effux MFS transporter ArsJ — MQALARLSPEVRQYLIVTGNYWAFTLTDGALRMLVVLHFHALGYSPLQIAALFLFYEVFGVITNLVGGYLGARLGLNRTMNLGLAMQVVALLMLTVPAAWLTVPWVMGAQALSGIAKDLNKMSAKSSIKLLVSDSQQGTLYKWIAILTGSKNALKGVGFFLGGALLTLLGFAGAVLTMAAVLAVIWIGSLVLLKKDLGKAKAKPKFKDILSKSPAINVLSAARLFLFGARDVWFVIALPVYLSTVFGWDFWKVGGFLACWIIGYGIVQSMAPAITGKRSGQVPDGRAAFIWAALLAALPAAIAAGLATGASPQWVLIGGLLLFGGLFAVNSSLHSYLIVSYAKEDGVSLDVGFYYMSNAMGRLIGTLLSGWVFQAYGLQACLWVSSLFVLLAALISLRLPRHVR; from the coding sequence ATGCAAGCCCTAGCCCGACTGTCTCCCGAGGTGCGCCAGTACCTGATCGTCACCGGTAATTACTGGGCCTTCACGCTCACCGATGGCGCGTTGCGCATGCTGGTGGTGCTGCACTTCCATGCGCTGGGTTACTCGCCGCTGCAGATCGCCGCGCTGTTTCTGTTCTACGAGGTGTTCGGGGTCATCACCAACCTGGTGGGTGGTTATCTCGGTGCGCGCCTCGGTCTGAATCGGACGATGAACCTTGGGCTGGCGATGCAGGTGGTGGCGCTGCTGATGCTCACCGTGCCGGCGGCGTGGTTGACCGTGCCCTGGGTGATGGGTGCGCAGGCACTGTCCGGTATCGCCAAGGACCTGAACAAGATGTCGGCCAAGAGCTCGATCAAGCTCCTTGTATCCGACAGCCAGCAGGGCACGCTGTACAAGTGGATCGCCATCCTCACCGGCTCGAAGAATGCGCTCAAGGGCGTGGGTTTCTTCCTCGGCGGCGCACTACTGACGCTGCTGGGATTCGCCGGTGCGGTCCTGACGATGGCTGCGGTACTGGCCGTGATCTGGATCGGCAGTCTGGTGCTGTTGAAAAAGGATCTTGGCAAGGCGAAGGCCAAGCCGAAGTTCAAGGACATCCTCTCCAAGAGTCCGGCGATCAACGTGCTGTCCGCGGCGCGGCTATTCCTGTTCGGTGCGCGGGACGTGTGGTTCGTCATCGCGCTACCGGTGTACCTGAGCACTGTCTTTGGGTGGGATTTCTGGAAGGTCGGCGGCTTTCTGGCGTGCTGGATCATCGGCTATGGCATCGTTCAGTCGATGGCGCCGGCCATTACCGGCAAGCGCAGCGGGCAGGTTCCGGATGGGCGCGCAGCCTTCATCTGGGCGGCGTTGCTGGCGGCGCTACCGGCGGCGATCGCTGCGGGCCTGGCAACCGGTGCGTCGCCGCAATGGGTGCTGATCGGCGGGCTGCTGCTATTTGGTGGGCTGTTCGCGGTGAACTCCTCGCTGCATAGCTACCTGATCGTCAGCTACGCCAAGGAAGATGGTGTCTCGCTGGATGTGGGTTTCTATTACATGTCCAATGCGATGGGTCGGCTGATCGGAACCTTGCTCTCCGGCTGGGTGTTCCAGGCCTACGGCCTGCAGGCCTGCCTGTGGGTTTCGTCACTCTTCGTGCTGCTCGCAGCGCTCATCTCGCTGCGGCTGCCTCGTCACGTGCGCTAG
- a CDS encoding ArsJ-associated glyceraldehyde-3-phosphate dehydrogenase, translated as MSIKVGINGFGRIGRLALRAAWDWPELDFVQINDPAGDAATHAHLLNFDSIHGRWKHEAGSDGDCLVIDGQRVKVSANKAISDTDWSGCDLVIEASGKMKTVAVLQQYLEQGVKRVVVSAPVKESGALNIVMGVNDSLFDPAQHRIVTAASCTTNCLAPVVKVIHEQLGIRHGSITTIHDLTNTQSILDQPHKDLRRARASGMSLIPTTTGSATAIAEIFPELRGKLNGHAVRVPLANASLTDCVFEVERATDAAEVNRLLKAAAEGELKGILGYEERPLVSIDYRTDPRSSIIDALSTMVVNGTQVKIYAWYDNEWGYANRTVELARNVGLAG; from the coding sequence ATGAGCATCAAAGTTGGCATCAACGGCTTCGGCCGCATCGGACGTCTGGCACTGCGCGCAGCGTGGGACTGGCCGGAGCTGGACTTCGTGCAGATCAACGATCCCGCTGGCGACGCGGCGACCCATGCGCATCTGCTGAACTTCGACTCCATTCACGGTCGCTGGAAACACGAAGCGGGATCCGATGGCGACTGCCTGGTGATCGACGGTCAGCGGGTAAAGGTCAGCGCCAACAAGGCGATCAGCGACACCGACTGGTCGGGCTGCGATCTGGTCATTGAGGCCAGCGGCAAGATGAAGACCGTGGCGGTGCTGCAGCAGTATCTGGAGCAGGGCGTCAAACGCGTGGTGGTCAGCGCGCCGGTGAAGGAGTCGGGTGCACTGAACATCGTCATGGGCGTCAACGATAGTCTGTTCGATCCGGCGCAGCATCGCATCGTCACCGCGGCATCCTGCACCACCAACTGCCTGGCGCCGGTGGTCAAGGTGATCCATGAGCAGCTCGGCATCCGCCACGGTTCGATCACCACCATCCATGACCTGACCAATACCCAGAGCATTCTCGATCAGCCCCATAAGGACCTGCGCCGCGCTCGGGCCTCGGGCATGAGCCTGATTCCCACGACTACCGGCTCGGCCACGGCGATCGCTGAAATCTTCCCGGAGCTGCGCGGCAAGCTGAACGGCCATGCCGTGCGCGTGCCGCTGGCCAATGCCTCACTGACCGATTGCGTGTTCGAAGTGGAGCGCGCTACCGATGCCGCTGAGGTGAACCGGCTGCTCAAGGCCGCGGCAGAGGGCGAGCTGAAGGGCATCCTCGGGTATGAGGAGCGGCCGCTGGTTTCCATCGATTACCGCACCGACCCGCGCTCGTCGATCATCGATGCGCTGTCGACCATGGTGGTCAACGGCACTCAGGTGAAGATCTACGCCTGGTACGACAACGAATGGGGCTACGCCAACCGCACTGTAGAACTGGCGCGCAATGTCGGGCTGGCGGGGTGA